In Halobacteriovorax marinus SJ, the following proteins share a genomic window:
- a CDS encoding response regulator, producing MKELKILVADDNEEFYVLLKERLGVLHYQTRFFHAKNGYQALEVLRSDYIDLLITDFSMPVLDGLELVRSLKSLEPEQRPKEVVILSAYVESGPTPKEHDHVIFLPKDDFYSDLVHLIADLSESLGSFINQRDNYIKDVRVDIIGQNFVDIVHAMELDTRSVIVDDPHLIFECEKDEVVDCIITFPGKEVVQTKGRVKRLMGVSDKHFKIEFFDLTRESQLKIENFLGHVAA from the coding sequence ATGAAGGAATTAAAAATTCTTGTGGCCGATGATAATGAAGAATTCTATGTCCTCTTAAAAGAGAGGCTTGGGGTTCTCCATTATCAAACGCGCTTCTTTCACGCAAAGAATGGTTATCAAGCTTTAGAAGTATTGAGGTCAGACTATATTGACTTATTAATCACAGACTTCTCAATGCCTGTTCTAGACGGATTAGAGCTTGTAAGGTCTTTAAAGAGTTTAGAACCTGAGCAACGACCAAAAGAAGTCGTTATTCTATCTGCATATGTAGAGTCAGGTCCTACTCCTAAAGAACATGATCACGTTATCTTTTTACCAAAGGATGACTTTTATAGTGACTTAGTTCACCTCATTGCAGACTTGAGCGAATCTCTTGGGTCATTTATTAATCAACGAGATAATTATATCAAGGATGTCCGTGTTGATATTATTGGGCAGAACTTTGTGGACATTGTTCATGCAATGGAATTAGATACTAGAAGTGTTATTGTTGACGACCCACACTTGATCTTTGAATGTGAGAAAGATGAAGTCGTTGATTGTATAATAACTTTCCCTGGAAAAGAGGTTGTCCAAACAAAGGGGAGGGTAAAACGATTGATGGGTGTTAGTGATAAGCACTTTAAGATTGAATTCTTCGATCTAACTAGAGAAAGCCAACTCAAAATAGAAAACTTTCTAGGCCATGTTGCGGCCTAG
- a CDS encoding succinylglutamate desuccinylase/aspartoacylase family protein, producing MEKTVYVKVKENIVLSRLKRGHIHRFQVHLSDNALGVPWKLPVIIVQGKNKGKVLGITAAIHGNELNGISTIFKLINEIDPMKMSGTLILVPISNVPGYLKNQRYFSDNVDLNRIMPGKDSGASSSIYVHHFIKKIIKKFDYLLDLHTASLGRVNSLYIRADLEKPECRNLAYLQNPQIIVQKFDEEGTLRGWANDNGIAAITIEIGNPNAFQHKLIDETLLGVLNTMKFLKMIDGKVKNLVKSTTICDHSFWIYSSKGGIVDVFPAIAQKVKKGQLIAKVYDVFGEVREEIFSSHSGIVIGKNIRPNCDAGTRILHLGI from the coding sequence ATGGAAAAAACAGTCTATGTTAAAGTTAAAGAAAACATTGTTCTCTCAAGATTAAAGAGGGGACATATACATAGGTTTCAGGTGCATTTATCTGACAATGCTCTTGGTGTTCCTTGGAAGCTTCCAGTAATTATTGTTCAGGGGAAGAATAAGGGAAAGGTCCTTGGAATTACGGCTGCAATCCATGGAAATGAACTTAATGGTATTTCTACTATTTTCAAACTCATAAATGAAATTGATCCAATGAAAATGAGTGGAACTTTAATACTCGTACCTATTAGTAATGTTCCGGGATATTTGAAGAACCAAAGATACTTTAGCGACAATGTGGACTTAAATAGAATAATGCCAGGTAAAGATAGTGGAGCATCAAGTAGTATTTATGTTCATCACTTTATTAAAAAAATAATTAAGAAATTTGATTATCTCTTAGACTTACATACTGCTAGTTTAGGTAGGGTAAATTCTCTCTATATTAGAGCAGATCTAGAGAAGCCTGAATGTCGCAATCTTGCGTATCTTCAGAACCCACAAATTATTGTTCAAAAGTTTGATGAAGAGGGGACACTTAGAGGTTGGGCAAATGATAATGGAATTGCTGCCATAACGATTGAGATTGGAAATCCTAATGCTTTTCAACATAAGCTAATTGACGAGACTCTCTTGGGAGTTTTGAATACGATGAAATTCTTAAAGATGATTGATGGCAAAGTTAAGAATCTCGTGAAGAGCACAACTATTTGTGACCACTCATTTTGGATATATTCTTCAAAGGGTGGAATTGTAGACGTCTTTCCTGCCATTGCTCAGAAAGTGAAGAAAGGTCAATTAATTGCCAAGGTCTATGATGTATTCGGAGAGGTTAGAGAGGAGATCTTTAGTTCTCACTCAGGTATTGTTATAGGTAAGAATATTCGCCCCAACTGTGATGCTGGGACGAGAATTCTTCATTTGGGAATTTAA
- a CDS encoding CBS domain-containing protein, giving the protein MVNYTPAVVGKTELKEGLKPGLTIRDYVAKNFQTISNKSTILEASEMLIRFELTGAPVVDENGSMIGFLSEKDCLKYILDSKYYNHAPSSATHYMSTQVMSISPDDSLTSVVELFLRNNFQVYPVVEEGRVIGTISRKAILQAVAELNESSW; this is encoded by the coding sequence ATGGTTAATTATACACCTGCAGTAGTTGGGAAAACGGAACTTAAAGAGGGGCTTAAGCCAGGTCTCACAATTAGAGATTATGTCGCTAAGAATTTTCAAACGATCTCTAATAAGAGCACAATTCTAGAAGCCAGTGAGATGTTGATTCGCTTCGAATTAACTGGAGCGCCAGTTGTTGATGAAAATGGTTCTATGATTGGTTTTTTATCTGAAAAGGATTGCTTAAAATATATTTTAGATTCGAAGTATTATAATCATGCTCCATCGAGCGCGACTCATTATATGTCGACTCAAGTCATGTCAATTTCGCCAGATGATTCACTAACATCTGTCGTAGAGCTCTTCCTAAGAAATAATTTTCAAGTATACCCTGTTGTTGAAGAGGGAAGAGTTATTGGAACAATTTCTAGGAAGGCCATTTTACAAGCAGTGGCAGAATTAAATGAGTCTTCTTGGTAA
- a CDS encoding YceI family protein: MKFILSLFLFTSIAQAACFKDATIGWSAYKTPAKAAVGGTFKGVSFTSNKSEDIKEILTGATFNLDASTVFTKDKGRDAKIAKFFFSTLEGGSKITGVVKKVSGKVITVAITMNAKTVDVPLSYDYKNGKLSAKGVVDVFDFAMSDELSALNKACAALHQGKTWNDVAVNLEANFGKCN; encoded by the coding sequence ATGAAATTTATTTTATCATTATTTTTATTTACATCAATTGCTCAGGCTGCTTGTTTCAAAGATGCGACTATCGGTTGGAGTGCTTATAAGACACCAGCGAAAGCTGCAGTAGGTGGAACTTTTAAGGGCGTTTCATTCACAAGTAATAAGAGTGAAGATATTAAAGAAATTCTTACTGGTGCAACGTTTAATCTTGATGCATCTACAGTCTTCACAAAAGATAAGGGAAGAGATGCTAAGATTGCAAAGTTCTTTTTCTCTACATTAGAAGGCGGAAGTAAAATTACTGGTGTTGTAAAAAAGGTGTCTGGTAAAGTTATTACAGTAGCAATTACGATGAATGCTAAGACTGTAGATGTTCCATTAAGCTATGATTATAAAAATGGAAAATTAAGTGCAAAGGGTGTTGTTGACGTATTTGACTTTGCTATGAGCGACGAACTTAGCGCTCTTAATAAAGCGTGTGCAGCTCTTCATCAAGGTAAAACTTGGAATGATGTTGCCGTTAATCTAGAAGCTAACTTTGGAAAGTGTAACTAA
- a CDS encoding Bax inhibitor-1/YccA family protein gives MNTYNMTRSEQSISEENARFMSGVYKWMSFGIILTSFISFYVSQSKELVSLIIGNKFIFYGLLIAQLGAVFYLSAKVKTISSMAATIIYLLYAALTGLTLSLIFLIYTSESIQSAFILTAFSFAGLSLFGYVTKRDLGPIGTFCHMALWGMIGFGILTIFFPSLMTSGASKIYGICGVLIFSGLTAYDTQKIKSSNIIGNEGTDEDRKETIYGALTLYLDFINLFLSILRLMGRRK, from the coding sequence ATGAATACGTATAATATGACTAGAAGTGAGCAAAGTATAAGCGAAGAGAACGCGCGCTTTATGAGTGGCGTTTATAAGTGGATGAGTTTTGGAATAATCCTCACATCATTTATTTCATTTTACGTATCTCAGTCTAAGGAGCTAGTCTCACTTATAATTGGAAATAAGTTTATATTCTATGGGCTACTTATCGCTCAGCTAGGAGCCGTATTTTATCTATCTGCGAAAGTAAAAACGATCTCTTCTATGGCCGCAACAATCATTTATCTTCTTTATGCAGCATTGACAGGTCTAACTCTCTCTTTAATCTTTCTCATTTACACAAGTGAAAGTATTCAGTCTGCATTTATACTGACAGCTTTCTCTTTTGCTGGATTAAGTCTCTTTGGCTATGTGACTAAAAGAGACCTAGGCCCAATTGGAACTTTCTGTCATATGGCCCTTTGGGGAATGATTGGATTTGGAATCTTAACAATCTTCTTTCCGAGTCTAATGACCTCTGGTGCTAGTAAAATATACGGTATATGTGGAGTGCTCATTTTTTCTGGACTAACTGCTTATGATACTCAGAAGATTAAATCTTCTAATATCATTGGTAATGAAGGAACAGATGAGGATAGAAAAGAGACTATTTACGGAGCCCTCACTCTTTACTTAGATTTTATTAATCTCTTCCTATCAATACTAAGGTTAATGGGAAGAAGAAAGTAA
- a CDS encoding RimK family alpha-L-glutamate ligase yields MRIGLLNKNPDNYTNTRLYEEAIKKGIEVEHIDYTHCDLILNNNKPDILYKGKSLSSLDAIVPRVGIIKSTYGMAVLRQFEAMEIYSLNSSLGVARARDKLRTLQILSRKDLPFPNSSISNDSLNGAKLIDKVGGTPVIIKLTEGLQGKGTVLAETKQSAKSIIEAFGLTSTNLILQEFIKESKGTDIRVFILGGKVMGSMIRSSNGEDFRSNLHLGGEAKKVKLTPREREIALKAAKEFKLNVAGIDILRSDNGPLILEVNACPGLEGIEKAMDKNIAATIIDFLIKQVEELKDKPSYHKRVPL; encoded by the coding sequence GTGAGAATAGGTCTATTAAATAAGAACCCTGATAACTACACTAATACTAGACTTTATGAAGAGGCCATAAAGAAAGGTATTGAAGTCGAGCATATTGATTATACTCATTGCGATCTTATTCTAAATAATAATAAGCCCGATATTCTTTACAAAGGAAAATCCTTAAGCTCCTTAGATGCCATTGTTCCAAGAGTTGGAATCATAAAAAGTACATATGGGATGGCCGTATTAAGACAATTTGAGGCCATGGAAATTTACTCATTAAACTCTTCTCTTGGTGTTGCAAGAGCGAGAGATAAGCTTAGAACGTTACAGATCTTATCAAGGAAGGATTTACCTTTTCCAAATTCCTCCATCTCTAATGACTCTTTAAATGGAGCTAAACTTATTGATAAGGTGGGAGGAACTCCAGTAATTATTAAATTAACTGAAGGGCTACAAGGTAAGGGAACTGTTTTGGCCGAAACTAAACAGTCCGCAAAATCTATAATTGAAGCTTTTGGTCTTACAAGTACTAACCTTATTCTTCAAGAGTTTATAAAAGAGTCTAAGGGGACAGACATTAGAGTTTTTATCCTTGGTGGAAAAGTCATGGGTTCAATGATTAGAAGCTCTAATGGGGAAGACTTTAGATCTAACCTTCATCTCGGTGGTGAGGCAAAAAAAGTAAAACTCACACCCAGAGAAAGAGAAATTGCTCTAAAAGCCGCTAAGGAGTTTAAACTCAATGTTGCCGGAATAGATATTCTACGTAGTGATAATGGTCCACTAATTCTAGAGGTGAATGCCTGTCCTGGCCTTGAAGGAATTGAAAAGGCGATGGACAAAAATATTGCTGCGACAATAATTGATTTTCTAATAAAACAAGTTGAAGAACTAAAAGATAAACCCTCCTACCATAAGCGTGTGCCGCTTTAA
- a CDS encoding SET domain-containing protein-lysine N-methyltransferase, producing MLNIKTYIAPSKIQGLGLFSSQKIKKGQLVWSFDERIDIKYTIEQWEELKRELHRDSFDTLQNFAYKENDFYINCMDNAQYMNHHTFDFNIENSSDLSMMFATRDISINEELLYNYFESSDEDDYHLQFLK from the coding sequence ATGCTTAATATTAAGACCTACATTGCTCCTTCTAAAATTCAAGGACTAGGACTCTTCAGTTCACAAAAGATAAAGAAAGGACAGCTCGTTTGGAGCTTCGATGAGAGAATTGATATTAAATATACTATAGAGCAATGGGAAGAACTTAAAAGAGAACTCCATAGAGATTCATTCGATACACTTCAAAACTTTGCTTATAAAGAAAATGATTTCTATATCAATTGCATGGATAATGCTCAATATATGAACCATCATACATTCGACTTCAATATTGAAAACTCTAGCGACCTCTCCATGATGTTTGCCACTAGAGATATTAGTATCAATGAAGAGCTTCTATATAATTACTTCGAAAGCTCTGATGAAGATGATTATCATTTACAATTTTTAAAGTAA
- a CDS encoding SET domain-containing protein-lysine N-methyltransferase codes for MLLVKTLIKSSPIHGKGLFANQDIPEGTPIWKYSPSTTRITAIEEFIFQCHSMSLKEIRRHMNYSYLRDGNVWSVLDKTRYINHGQSANIGFLDNFLEISTRDILKGEELIENYHNCYDLFDFFNFDYFKIKKKDDLLDHLQLHLGVASYA; via the coding sequence ATGTTACTGGTTAAAACGCTTATTAAATCTTCCCCTATTCATGGAAAAGGACTCTTTGCCAATCAAGACATTCCAGAGGGTACGCCTATTTGGAAGTATTCTCCGTCAACAACTCGGATTACAGCAATTGAAGAATTTATCTTCCAATGTCACTCCATGAGCCTAAAGGAGATAAGACGACACATGAATTATTCTTATCTAAGGGATGGAAACGTCTGGAGCGTCCTAGATAAGACAAGATATATAAACCACGGTCAAAGTGCTAATATTGGCTTCTTAGATAATTTCTTAGAAATCTCCACTAGAGATATTCTAAAAGGAGAAGAGCTTATTGAGAACTATCATAATTGCTATGACCTCTTTGATTTCTTCAACTTTGACTATTTCAAGATAAAGAAAAAAGATGACCTATTAGACCACTTACAATTGCACTTAGGAGTGGCCAGCTATGCTTAA
- a CDS encoding M14 family zinc carboxypeptidase has product MKELLLATLLLATTSTLANQGNIVKEGYFVNDSKRDFLKTIHAQKRFTVDHPNKRGYEVYGPKDLGKWLKENSPFSFSSLRLEEKEKSLATYPTPEEIELKLKKLAKDNPNIFKLFSIGKTERGRELWMMKVSDNVEVDEVEPEFKYVANMHGDEIVGREMMVSLLEELAKNYKSSDLETTTLINNTEIYIMPSLNPDGAASRRRGNSNWRDLNRDFPDVVRDGQIEDTHSHSIFDNESRDRQNETVAMMNFQKKRHFALSANFHGGTEVVNYPWDTTGDDFPYKDLVVELSREYAVKIPSMRDNWEFVDGIVNGYQWYEINGGMQDWSYHWHNDLQVTIELSHSKWPTYDLVQSYYDKNRDSLFDYMKSIHQGFGIKFTKDEKFKVEIFKKNESSLTKIDTISKNGREFYKVLAAGNYKVKVTTSKLKKEIDLEVKKNSISPNGNYISL; this is encoded by the coding sequence ATGAAAGAATTACTCTTAGCAACACTGCTCCTTGCAACTACATCCACTCTGGCCAACCAGGGAAATATTGTTAAAGAAGGCTATTTTGTAAATGACTCGAAAAGAGACTTCCTAAAAACAATACATGCACAAAAGAGATTTACAGTAGATCATCCTAATAAGAGAGGCTATGAAGTCTATGGCCCAAAAGATTTAGGAAAATGGCTTAAGGAAAATTCTCCGTTTAGTTTTAGCTCGTTAAGACTAGAGGAAAAAGAGAAGTCTCTAGCCACTTATCCAACGCCAGAAGAAATTGAATTAAAACTTAAAAAGCTCGCAAAAGATAATCCAAATATTTTTAAACTCTTTAGTATTGGAAAAACTGAGAGAGGCAGAGAGCTCTGGATGATGAAGGTTTCTGACAATGTTGAAGTTGATGAAGTTGAGCCTGAGTTTAAATATGTTGCCAATATGCATGGGGATGAAATTGTTGGACGAGAGATGATGGTTTCACTTCTTGAAGAGTTAGCAAAGAACTATAAGAGCTCAGATCTCGAAACAACGACATTGATTAATAATACCGAAATTTACATAATGCCCTCTTTAAATCCAGATGGTGCCGCCTCTAGAAGAAGAGGAAATAGTAACTGGAGAGATCTTAACAGAGATTTTCCAGATGTTGTAAGAGATGGGCAAATTGAAGATACTCACTCCCATAGTATTTTTGATAATGAATCTAGAGACAGACAAAACGAAACTGTTGCTATGATGAATTTTCAAAAGAAGAGACACTTCGCACTTTCAGCAAATTTCCATGGTGGAACGGAAGTTGTGAACTACCCTTGGGACACTACGGGAGATGACTTCCCATATAAAGATCTTGTGGTTGAACTCTCGCGCGAATACGCAGTTAAAATTCCATCAATGAGAGATAATTGGGAATTTGTTGACGGGATAGTAAATGGTTACCAATGGTATGAGATTAACGGTGGTATGCAAGATTGGAGCTATCACTGGCACAATGACCTACAAGTTACAATTGAGCTCTCTCACTCTAAGTGGCCTACATATGACTTAGTTCAATCTTATTACGATAAGAATAGAGACTCTCTCTTTGATTATATGAAAAGTATCCACCAAGGCTTTGGTATAAAGTTTACAAAAGATGAGAAGTTTAAAGTAGAAATCTTTAAGAAGAATGAAAGCTCATTAACAAAAATTGATACTATATCTAAGAATGGCAGAGAGTTCTACAAAGTCCTCGCCGCTGGTAACTACAAAGTCAAAGTTACAACTTCAAAACTGAAAAAAGAGATTGATTTAGAAGTTAAGAAAAACTCAATTTCACCAAATGGAAATTATATATCTCTATAA
- a CDS encoding ATP-grasp domain-containing protein: MEGWLLYKEDSKFLKKSYAVTRLMETAEKEGINLKIISPKDIDITVTWENRKSVYLKGEPVKLPDFIIPRMGAYTTYFDLAVIRHLERLGVRSYNTSESIEIVKDKLYSHQILAEYNMPVPKTMLVKFPVDIEFIEKNLGFPVIVKTLSGSQGVGVFLCETKKNLADMMQLVESTNINANIILQEFIKSSKGRDLRVFTLGGRVLGCVERIAKEGDFKANFSQGGEVRAFELTPEIEWLALEVSRAFNLDIAGIDLLFDGSHFKVCEANSAPGFETIEQCLEIDVAKEIFHFLRVRLGLFGKK; the protein is encoded by the coding sequence ATGGAAGGTTGGCTTCTCTATAAAGAAGATTCAAAATTCTTAAAGAAATCGTATGCTGTAACAAGACTAATGGAGACGGCTGAAAAAGAAGGTATTAACCTAAAAATCATTAGCCCCAAAGATATTGATATCACCGTTACTTGGGAAAATAGAAAATCTGTCTATCTCAAAGGAGAGCCGGTAAAGCTCCCCGACTTCATCATCCCGAGAATGGGTGCCTATACGACCTACTTCGATCTTGCAGTTATAAGACACTTAGAAAGACTAGGTGTTCGCTCTTATAATACATCTGAAAGTATAGAGATCGTTAAAGATAAATTATATTCTCATCAAATTCTAGCTGAATACAATATGCCTGTACCAAAAACAATGTTGGTGAAATTTCCAGTTGATATTGAATTCATCGAAAAGAATTTAGGCTTTCCAGTCATTGTAAAAACACTTAGTGGTTCCCAAGGAGTTGGAGTATTTCTCTGCGAAACAAAGAAGAACCTGGCCGATATGATGCAATTGGTGGAATCCACAAATATCAATGCAAATATTATTCTTCAAGAATTTATTAAATCAAGTAAGGGAAGAGATCTTAGAGTGTTTACTTTAGGAGGAAGAGTCCTTGGCTGTGTTGAGCGTATTGCAAAAGAGGGAGACTTCAAAGCAAACTTCTCTCAAGGCGGTGAAGTAAGGGCCTTTGAGTTAACTCCTGAAATTGAGTGGTTAGCACTTGAAGTATCTAGGGCCTTTAATTTAGATATTGCTGGAATTGACCTTCTCTTTGATGGTTCGCACTTCAAAGTTTGTGAAGCAAACTCTGCACCTGGGTTTGAGACAATTGAGCAATGTTTAGAGATTGATGTTGCGAAGGAAATTTTTCACTTCCTTCGCGTAAGATTAGGACTCTTTGGAAAGAAGTAA
- a CDS encoding SulP family inorganic anion transporter has translation MFKLISNTRETLKNDLLSGLTVALALVPEAVAFSFVAGVDPLVGLYAAFMVGLVTSIFGGRPGMISGATGALAVVMVSLVADHGVEYLFATVVLMGIIQMLAGVFKLGKFVRLIPHSVMLGFVNGLAIIIFLAQLSQFKFTDATGVSHWLHTNDLLIMLGLVFLTMLIIHFLPKLTKAIPSSLAAILTVTGIVHLMGIDTRTVIDMASVGGGLPSLHIPNVPFNMETLQIIFPYSCILAAIGLIESLMTLQLVDEVTETRGSTNRECLGQGLANILTGFFGGMGGCAMIGQSMINVNSGGRGRASGISAALFLLFFIVIGSKFIELIPLAALVGVMFMVVIGTFEWSSFRVLGKIPKSDAFVIVLVSTVTIFTDLAIAVFCGVIVSALVFAWKKSERIKAEIYTDENGGKHYQLNGPLFFGSVQSFQSLFNPKEDPKNIYLDFENSRVCDFSSIEVINNIVEKYSRLDKEVYITNLSPDCASVINKAGHISKAKRI, from the coding sequence ATCTTCAAACTTATCTCTAATACGAGAGAAACATTAAAAAACGATCTTCTCTCAGGGCTAACTGTTGCCCTCGCTCTTGTACCGGAGGCTGTAGCCTTTTCATTTGTAGCAGGGGTTGATCCACTTGTTGGTCTCTATGCTGCTTTCATGGTGGGACTTGTTACTTCAATTTTTGGTGGTAGACCGGGAATGATTTCTGGAGCGACTGGAGCACTCGCTGTCGTTATGGTTAGCCTCGTTGCCGATCATGGTGTTGAATATCTATTTGCAACTGTAGTTTTAATGGGAATCATTCAAATGCTTGCAGGTGTATTTAAGCTTGGTAAGTTCGTACGTCTAATACCACACTCAGTTATGCTCGGTTTTGTTAATGGCCTAGCTATCATTATTTTTCTGGCCCAGTTATCACAATTTAAATTTACTGATGCTACAGGAGTTTCTCACTGGCTACATACGAATGATCTCTTAATTATGTTAGGACTAGTATTTTTAACAATGCTCATCATTCACTTCTTACCAAAGCTAACGAAGGCCATTCCATCATCATTGGCGGCGATTCTTACTGTAACAGGAATTGTTCACTTAATGGGAATAGACACTAGAACAGTAATTGATATGGCATCAGTTGGCGGAGGACTACCATCTCTACACATTCCAAATGTTCCATTTAATATGGAAACATTACAAATAATCTTCCCATACTCTTGTATCCTAGCCGCCATCGGCCTAATTGAGTCACTTATGACTTTACAGCTTGTAGATGAAGTAACTGAAACAAGAGGAAGTACTAATAGAGAATGTCTAGGACAAGGTCTTGCCAATATCTTAACAGGCTTCTTTGGCGGAATGGGCGGATGTGCCATGATTGGTCAAAGTATGATTAACGTTAACTCAGGAGGAAGAGGTAGAGCATCAGGAATCAGTGCCGCATTATTCCTACTCTTCTTCATTGTTATTGGATCAAAGTTTATAGAACTCATTCCACTAGCTGCACTTGTTGGTGTTATGTTTATGGTTGTTATTGGAACATTTGAATGGTCTAGCTTTAGAGTCTTAGGAAAAATCCCAAAATCAGATGCCTTTGTTATAGTTCTAGTATCGACAGTCACAATTTTTACAGATCTTGCAATCGCAGTATTCTGTGGTGTTATTGTTTCCGCATTAGTATTTGCATGGAAGAAATCTGAAAGAATCAAGGCCGAGATTTACACAGATGAAAATGGTGGTAAACACTATCAGCTTAATGGACCACTCTTCTTTGGTTCTGTTCAAAGCTTTCAGAGTCTTTTTAATCCAAAGGAAGACCCTAAGAATATTTATCTAGACTTTGAAAACTCAAGAGTTTGTGACTTCTCTAGTATCGAAGTTATTAATAATATAGTTGAGAAATATAGCAGGCTAGATAAAGAAGTCTATATTACAAATCTTAGCCCTGATTGCGCTAGTGTGATCAACAAGGCAGGCCATATCTCGAAGGCCAAGAGAATATAA
- a CDS encoding glycoside hydrolase family 3 protein, whose product MLKILSILLLINSSWADYSLDEKIGQMILVGFRGSEVDANHQIIEDIHKYKIGSVILFDYDVTLESRKRNIINRKQVKDLTKRIQRESEIPLLITVDQEGGLVQRLKQRHGFNKVLSPEKVGKRNNLNFTYKESKKLAQDLESVGINLNFAPSADVNTNPDNPVIGKIERSYSSDPLKVSNNVAAFIKSHHDLNIGTTIKHFPGHGSSRGDSHKGFVDVTDTWSEIELIPFKNMINQGNVDILMSAHIFNGSLDPYYPGTLSKSILDDLLRTELKYDGVIISDDMNMSAITDHYGFERAIELAINAGIDILLYGNNLVYDKEIAKRVHTTIKKLLNEERVTIDQINKSFNRVMNLKKKLKVIDKFKSVASTNKSIRKIANKTSILDSKERDEKREIFKKIKKMEE is encoded by the coding sequence ATGCTTAAAATTCTATCGATTCTACTTCTTATTAACTCAAGCTGGGCCGACTATAGCTTAGATGAAAAAATTGGGCAGATGATTTTAGTGGGCTTTCGCGGAAGTGAAGTAGATGCTAATCACCAAATTATAGAAGACATTCATAAATATAAAATAGGATCAGTAATCCTCTTTGACTATGATGTTACCTTAGAGTCAAGAAAGAGAAATATTATAAATAGAAAACAAGTTAAGGATCTGACAAAGAGAATACAAAGAGAGAGTGAAATTCCACTTCTCATAACAGTGGATCAAGAAGGTGGACTAGTTCAAAGACTTAAGCAACGTCATGGATTTAACAAAGTGCTCTCACCAGAGAAAGTTGGTAAGAGAAATAATCTCAATTTCACTTATAAAGAGAGTAAGAAGTTAGCACAAGATCTTGAATCAGTAGGTATTAATTTAAATTTTGCTCCTAGTGCTGATGTAAATACAAACCCAGATAACCCTGTAATAGGAAAAATAGAAAGAAGCTACTCAAGCGATCCTCTTAAGGTTAGTAATAACGTTGCCGCATTTATAAAATCACATCACGATTTAAATATTGGAACAACAATTAAGCATTTCCCTGGTCACGGATCTTCAAGAGGAGACTCGCACAAAGGCTTTGTGGACGTTACTGATACATGGAGTGAGATCGAACTTATTCCATTTAAAAATATGATAAATCAGGGCAATGTTGACATACTTATGTCTGCTCATATTTTCAATGGTTCTCTTGATCCGTACTACCCGGGAACTTTGTCAAAATCTATTTTAGACGATCTTTTAAGAACAGAGCTAAAGTATGATGGAGTCATTATAAGTGATGATATGAATATGAGTGCTATAACAGATCACTATGGATTTGAAAGGGCCATCGAACTCGCGATTAACGCTGGAATAGATATTCTACTCTACGGGAACAACCTCGTTTACGATAAAGAAATTGCCAAAAGAGTTCACACAACCATAAAGAAACTATTGAATGAAGAGAGAGTTACCATCGATCAAATCAACAAGTCATTTAATAGAGTAATGAATCTTAAAAAGAAATTAAAAGTAATTGATAAGTTTAAAAGTGTGGCAAGTACTAATAAATCTATTCGAAAAATTGCAAATAAGACCTCAATCCTCGACTCTAAAGAAAGAGACGAGAAGAGAGAAATCTTTAAAAAAATTAAGAAGATGGAAGAGTAA